A section of the Virgibacillus sp. NKC19-3 genome encodes:
- the folE2 gene encoding GTP cyclohydrolase FolE2: MDKITTFPIKQLPNKAERHKLFGSVDPLPKSKPVEKSKMADLQNTKKDFLFDLDAVGIANVKHPITVFSNLKPTTQTSIGTIEFTSSLKNTSKGTNMSRFTQQLNHYHEQGLPVDFATLKRFTKDLAERLDQKDAMIKVEFPWFFERKAPQSGLSGMNHADAVIHVSYDKEKGHTVSVSLSGLITTLCPCSKEISEYSAHNQRGQITMEVSLTEGFDGTSLDWKESLLEAAESNASARLHPVLKRPDEKMVTEQAYENPRFVEDMARLVAADLYEMPFVTKFNVSCRNEESIHLHDAVASVSYDKRHTESN; this comes from the coding sequence ATGGACAAGATTACAACTTTCCCAATAAAACAATTACCAAATAAAGCTGAACGTCATAAATTATTCGGTTCTGTAGATCCGCTTCCAAAGTCAAAACCTGTTGAGAAAAGTAAAATGGCAGATTTACAGAACACCAAAAAAGATTTTCTTTTTGACCTTGACGCAGTTGGAATAGCAAATGTAAAACATCCTATTACTGTTTTCAGTAATTTGAAACCAACGACGCAAACAAGTATTGGAACAATAGAATTTACCTCAAGCTTGAAAAATACGAGTAAAGGGACAAATATGAGTCGTTTTACACAGCAATTAAATCATTATCATGAACAAGGTCTTCCTGTGGATTTTGCTACGCTTAAGAGGTTTACAAAAGATCTAGCTGAACGGCTGGATCAGAAAGATGCTATGATAAAAGTGGAATTTCCTTGGTTCTTTGAAAGAAAAGCACCTCAGTCAGGTCTATCTGGGATGAACCATGCAGATGCTGTTATTCATGTTTCTTATGATAAAGAAAAGGGACATACAGTTAGCGTATCACTTTCAGGGTTGATCACAACATTATGTCCATGTTCCAAAGAAATAAGTGAATACAGTGCACATAATCAACGCGGACAAATTACAATGGAAGTTTCACTAACAGAAGGCTTTGACGGCACCAGCCTTGATTGGAAAGAAAGTCTTTTAGAAGCAGCTGAAAGCAACGCCAGCGCCAGATTACATCCAGTTTTAAAAAGACCTGATGAAAAAATGGTAACGGAACAAGCTTATGAAAACCCACGTTTCGTTGAAGATATGGCTCGTCTTGTAGCTGCAGATTTATATGAAATGCCCTTTGTAACTAAATTTAACGTTTCATGCCGAAACGAAGAATCCATCCATTTGCATGATGCCGTTGCTTCAGTCAGTTATGATAAGCGTCATACGGAATCTAACTGA
- the yidD gene encoding membrane protein insertion efficiency factor YidD: protein MKYIFIGFIKFYRKAISPFKPPSCRFYPTCSEYGIEAFHRFGAVKGGFLTIKRISKCHPFHPGGVDLVPEKKGKQS from the coding sequence ATGAAGTATATTTTTATAGGGTTCATTAAATTTTATCGAAAAGCAATTAGCCCTTTTAAGCCGCCATCCTGCCGGTTCTACCCAACATGCTCTGAATACGGAATCGAGGCTTTTCACCGTTTTGGAGCTGTTAAGGGTGGATTTTTAACAATAAAAAGGATAAGTAAATGTCACCCCTTTCATCCGGGTGGTGTTGATTTAGTTCCTGAAAAAAAGGGAAAACAATCTTAA
- a CDS encoding HesB/YadR/YfhF family protein, with protein sequence MKLQMSKEVAKWYKQELDITDNSKLRFYVRYGGMGGNIPGFSLGIMKDEPEDVHTSIEVENITFFIEKKDAWYFEEKDLKIHLNRKIMEPAFNYMDEKQ encoded by the coding sequence TTGAAACTACAGATGAGTAAAGAAGTTGCCAAATGGTATAAGCAAGAATTGGATATCACAGATAACTCCAAATTACGTTTCTATGTAAGATACGGGGGAATGGGCGGTAATATTCCAGGTTTCTCGTTAGGAATTATGAAAGATGAACCAGAAGATGTTCATACCTCTATAGAAGTAGAAAATATAACTTTTTTTATTGAGAAAAAAGATGCTTGGTATTTTGAAGAGAAAGATCTAAAAATTCATTTAAACAGAAAAATAATGGAACCTGCGTTTAACTATATGGATGAAAAGCAATAG
- a CDS encoding acyl-CoA thioesterase: protein MNKIRTSIDVRYQETDQMGVVYHANYLVWFEIGRTKYVEMLGFSYSDMEKYAIVSPVIDAQISFKKPIRYGEQAIVETWLEKYDGIRTIYGYHILDGKENVAVSGTTQHVIVKKENFRPLSLRKTFPEWHQAYIQQIEGE from the coding sequence ATGAATAAAATACGTACATCTATTGATGTAAGATATCAGGAAACAGATCAGATGGGCGTTGTTTATCATGCCAATTATTTAGTATGGTTTGAAATCGGGCGAACCAAATATGTCGAAATGTTAGGATTTAGTTATTCAGATATGGAAAAATATGCTATTGTATCGCCCGTTATAGATGCCCAAATTTCGTTTAAAAAACCTATTCGATACGGAGAACAAGCTATCGTTGAAACATGGTTGGAAAAATATGATGGAATTCGAACCATATATGGTTATCATATACTGGATGGAAAAGAGAATGTTGCAGTTAGCGGAACGACCCAGCATGTCATTGTAAAAAAAGAAAACTTTCGCCCTTTATCACTGCGTAAAACGTTTCCTGAATGGCACCAAGCTTACATACAACAAATTGAAGGGGAATAA
- the tlp gene encoding small acid-soluble spore protein Tlp produces the protein MTDKNHQPKPDDRSDNAEKLQDMVQDTMQNLEEAQDTMEFSSGEDKEKIKAKNERREKAIEGMRDEIKDERNNE, from the coding sequence ATGACTGACAAAAATCATCAGCCAAAACCGGATGATCGTAGTGATAATGCAGAGAAACTTCAAGATATGGTCCAAGATACCATGCAAAATCTGGAGGAAGCCCAGGATACGATGGAATTTTCCTCCGGAGAAGATAAGGAGAAAATAAAAGCGAAGAACGAGCGTCGCGAGAAAGCAATTGAAGGGATGCGAGATGAGATCAAAGATGAACGAAATAATGAATAA
- a CDS encoding FbpB family small basic protein: MSLKKRLAFDELVRENRQQILKDHLLMEKIEKNLEKRMHQSVKRKELS; this comes from the coding sequence GTGTCTTTAAAGAAAAGACTTGCATTTGATGAATTAGTTCGGGAAAATCGTCAACAAATTTTGAAGGACCATTTACTAATGGAAAAAATCGAAAAAAACTTAGAAAAGAGAATGCATCAATCCGTAAAGCGAAAAGAACTATCATAA
- a CDS encoding TlpA family protein disulfide reductase, producing MYKKILSIVGILVLAGIVVFNFIQQNNETQTENAPNEYNVSGDSDVEGAAITPPGSTEIEQGESAPEFEMETLDGEKITLSELKGKKVILNFWATWCPPCRDEMPEMQKFHEAYGDEVEILAVNLTDTETSKQDVVDYRNEYEYTYTIPLDTDSTVSDDYKAITVPTTYFVGTDGTIQAPRKVGPMTYDFMEETINSIN from the coding sequence ATGTATAAAAAGATACTTAGTATTGTCGGTATTCTGGTGTTAGCTGGAATTGTCGTATTTAATTTCATACAACAAAATAATGAAACACAAACGGAGAATGCTCCTAATGAATATAATGTTAGCGGAGATTCAGACGTAGAAGGTGCGGCTATAACTCCTCCTGGAAGTACTGAGATTGAACAAGGCGAATCTGCACCAGAATTTGAAATGGAAACGCTGGATGGAGAGAAAATAACACTTTCTGAATTGAAGGGAAAAAAAGTTATTCTAAATTTTTGGGCAACATGGTGCCCGCCTTGTCGTGACGAAATGCCAGAGATGCAGAAATTTCATGAGGCGTACGGGGATGAAGTAGAGATCCTTGCTGTAAATTTAACAGATACCGAAACAAGTAAACAGGATGTTGTTGATTATAGAAACGAATATGAATACACCTATACTATTCCCCTTGATACCGATTCAACTGTAAGTGATGATTATAAGGCTATTACTGTACCAACTACTTACTTTGTAGGTACAGATGGAACCATTCAAGCACCGAGAAAAGTTGGACCAATGACGTATGACTTTATGGAGGAAACAATAAATTCAATCAATTAA
- the acnA gene encoding aconitate hydratase AcnA, whose protein sequence is MGKSNAFNAKKQFDLHGKTYNYYELKALEEAGLGKVSRLPFSVRVLLESLIRQHDGHQIKDEHVQGLSKWGSKEGTNSDVPFKPSRVILQDFTGVPAVVDLASLRKAMVDMGGEPDKINPEVPVDLVIDHSVQVDQYGTPNALQANMDLEFERNAERYEFLNWAQKAFDNYRAVPPATGIVHQVNLEYIANVIHGVENEDGEYDAYPDTLMGTDSHTTMINGLGVLGWGVGGIEAEAGMLGQPSFFPAPEVIGVKFTGSFPNGTTATDLALKVTQVLREKNVVGKFVEYFGPGLQDMPLADRATISNMAPEYGATCGFFPVDQESLNYLHLTGRSQEQIDLVEQYCKINDLWYSPEQADPEYTELVEINLSELEPNLSGPKRPQDLIALSDMKKEFNKAITAPEGNQGFGMDKSEFDKEVTVDHPNGKTSLMKTGALAIAAITSCTNTSNPYVMLGAGLLAKNAIEKGLEVPEYVKTSLAPGSKVVTRYLEDSGLMTYLDQLGFNLVGYGCTTCIGNSGPLRPEIEKAIVDNDLTVSSVLSGNRNFEGRIHPLVKANYLASPPLVVAYALAGTVDVDLTKEALGTDKEGNAVYMQDIWPTMEEIKEQVNSVVKPEIFRKEYKNVFDSNERWNEIDTTDEPLFEWDSESTYIQNPPFFEELPKEPGSVNALNNLRAIGKFGDSVTTDHISPAGAIAKDMPAGQYLQEKGVSPRNFNSYGSRRGNHEIMMRGTFANIRIRNLLASGTEGGYTTYWPTGEVMPIYDAAMKYQQDGTGLLVMGGKDYGMGSSRDWAAKGTNLLGIKTVIAESFERIHRSNLVMMGVLPLQFEKGESAEKLGLTGKETFHVEIDESISSNDLVNITAVDENGKTTAFKAIARFDSDVEVDYYRHGGILPMVLRDKLQVAVNE, encoded by the coding sequence ATGGGTAAGAGTAATGCATTCAATGCCAAAAAACAATTTGATCTACATGGAAAAACCTATAACTATTATGAATTAAAAGCATTGGAAGAAGCTGGTTTGGGAAAAGTGTCACGTTTACCATTTTCTGTTCGAGTTCTTTTAGAATCACTGATTCGCCAGCATGATGGCCATCAAATTAAAGATGAGCATGTACAAGGTCTATCAAAATGGGGCAGCAAAGAAGGCACAAATTCAGATGTTCCATTCAAACCTTCACGTGTCATTTTACAAGATTTCACTGGAGTACCTGCAGTAGTTGACCTTGCATCATTACGTAAAGCTATGGTGGATATGGGAGGAGAACCAGATAAAATAAATCCTGAAGTACCGGTTGATTTAGTTATCGACCACTCAGTACAAGTGGATCAATACGGAACACCAAATGCACTTCAAGCAAATATGGATTTGGAATTTGAGCGAAATGCGGAGCGTTATGAATTTCTAAACTGGGCACAAAAGGCATTTGATAACTATCGTGCTGTACCTCCGGCAACTGGTATTGTGCATCAGGTGAACTTGGAATACATTGCAAACGTTATCCATGGTGTAGAGAATGAAGACGGGGAATATGATGCATACCCTGACACACTTATGGGAACGGACTCTCATACGACAATGATCAATGGTCTTGGCGTACTGGGCTGGGGCGTTGGTGGTATAGAAGCAGAGGCAGGCATGCTTGGCCAGCCATCCTTTTTCCCTGCACCGGAAGTAATTGGTGTTAAATTTACAGGAAGTTTCCCAAATGGAACAACAGCTACGGATCTAGCATTAAAAGTAACACAAGTTTTACGTGAAAAGAATGTTGTCGGTAAATTTGTGGAATATTTTGGTCCGGGCCTGCAGGATATGCCACTGGCAGACCGTGCCACCATATCAAACATGGCTCCAGAATATGGAGCAACGTGTGGTTTTTTCCCTGTGGACCAAGAATCATTGAATTATCTTCACTTAACAGGACGCAGTCAAGAGCAAATTGATTTAGTCGAACAATACTGTAAAATCAACGATCTATGGTATTCCCCGGAGCAAGCAGATCCTGAATACACAGAGTTGGTAGAAATAAATCTTTCAGAACTTGAACCAAACCTTTCCGGACCGAAACGTCCACAAGATTTGATCGCTCTTTCTGACATGAAAAAAGAATTCAATAAAGCAATTACAGCACCAGAAGGTAACCAAGGATTTGGTATGGATAAATCCGAGTTTGATAAAGAAGTAACAGTTGATCATCCAAATGGAAAAACTTCTTTGATGAAAACAGGTGCACTTGCGATTGCAGCGATTACGTCTTGTACAAACACATCTAACCCTTATGTTATGTTGGGTGCTGGATTACTTGCCAAAAATGCTATTGAAAAAGGATTGGAAGTTCCTGAGTATGTAAAAACATCTTTAGCTCCTGGTTCAAAAGTTGTTACACGTTATTTAGAGGATTCCGGATTAATGACATACCTTGATCAGTTAGGATTTAACTTAGTGGGATACGGTTGTACAACATGTATTGGTAACTCTGGTCCACTCAGACCTGAAATAGAAAAGGCTATTGTTGATAATGATTTAACTGTTTCATCTGTATTGTCTGGTAATCGTAACTTTGAGGGACGTATTCACCCACTAGTGAAAGCAAACTATCTTGCTTCACCACCACTTGTCGTTGCATATGCCTTAGCAGGTACGGTTGATGTTGATTTAACGAAAGAAGCGCTGGGTACAGATAAAGAAGGAAACGCGGTCTATATGCAGGATATTTGGCCGACAATGGAAGAAATTAAAGAACAGGTAAACAGCGTTGTTAAGCCGGAAATTTTCCGAAAAGAATATAAAAATGTTTTTGATTCCAATGAAAGATGGAATGAAATTGACACAACGGATGAGCCTTTGTTTGAATGGGATAGTGAATCTACCTATATTCAAAACCCACCATTTTTTGAGGAATTACCAAAAGAACCAGGCTCCGTTAATGCTCTGAACAATCTGCGTGCAATCGGTAAATTTGGTGATTCTGTAACAACAGACCATATTTCGCCGGCGGGAGCAATCGCAAAGGATATGCCGGCAGGTCAGTATTTACAGGAAAAAGGAGTTTCACCTCGAAACTTCAACTCATATGGTTCACGTCGTGGTAACCATGAAATTATGATGCGTGGGACATTCGCCAATATACGTATTCGTAACTTATTGGCATCAGGAACGGAAGGCGGTTATACAACATACTGGCCTACAGGAGAAGTCATGCCAATTTATGATGCTGCAATGAAATATCAACAGGATGGTACTGGTTTACTTGTAATGGGCGGCAAAGATTACGGGATGGGTTCATCACGTGATTGGGCAGCTAAAGGTACTAATTTGTTAGGCATTAAAACTGTTATTGCTGAAAGTTTCGAACGAATTCATCGTTCAAATTTGGTCATGATGGGTGTACTTCCATTACAATTTGAAAAAGGGGAAAGCGCGGAAAAATTAGGCTTAACCGGAAAAGAAACTTTCCATGTTGAGATTGATGAGTCGATTAGCTCAAATGATTTAGTGAACATTACTGCAGTTGATGAAAATGGAAAAACAACGGCATTTAAAGCTATTGCTCGTTTCGATAGTGATGTGGAAGTCGATTATTATCGTCATGGTGGCATCTTACCAATGGTCTTACGAGACAAATTGCAAGTTGCAGTAAACGAATAG
- a CDS encoding ATP-binding protein codes for MEFENYNPIDRKNKQTSNILNKEQDGGIFSDLSTLPSNMLSWIEYNKNEIITVWDQDGNVLYISKSIERLLGYNASDLEDVAWHEKISLEDVTYIKRNFNQYTDEPQIFTINILNKQGKYIWSECTIAKMPDDENGRMCYIATIKDITDKKEAEEMMIRSEKMSIAGQLAAGIAHEIRNPLTSLKGFLQLMQAGVKGNEQYYKIMLDEIDKMESITSELLFISKPLTESMRNESLEEMIHDVILLLSTQANVKGINIEYDDTYKGSIYCDRSQIKQVLINLVKNAIEAMVDGGTIKLITTSTKTQVILSIRDEGLGIPDEIIHKLGEPFFTTKQNGTGLGLMISKQILNHHDAILKIEQNEYKGSTFHIFFPLP; via the coding sequence TTGGAATTTGAAAATTATAATCCGATTGACAGAAAAAATAAACAAACGTCTAACATTTTAAATAAGGAACAAGATGGTGGCATTTTTTCTGATTTATCAACACTGCCATCCAATATGCTCTCATGGATTGAATATAATAAAAATGAAATTATAACCGTGTGGGATCAAGATGGAAACGTACTTTATATTTCAAAATCAATTGAACGGCTATTAGGATACAATGCATCTGATTTGGAAGATGTAGCATGGCATGAAAAAATCTCACTAGAAGATGTTACATACATAAAAAGAAACTTTAATCAATATACAGATGAGCCACAAATTTTTACTATTAATATTTTAAATAAGCAAGGCAAGTATATTTGGTCAGAGTGTACGATTGCCAAGATGCCAGATGATGAAAATGGCAGGATGTGTTATATTGCCACCATTAAAGATATTACGGATAAAAAAGAAGCAGAAGAAATGATGATACGTTCCGAAAAAATGTCTATAGCAGGACAACTTGCTGCAGGAATAGCACATGAAATTCGAAATCCGCTCACGTCTCTAAAAGGATTCCTGCAATTAATGCAAGCAGGAGTGAAGGGGAATGAGCAATACTATAAAATCATGTTAGATGAGATAGACAAGATGGAATCCATTACTTCTGAACTGTTATTTATATCAAAACCGTTAACAGAATCAATGAGAAATGAATCGCTTGAGGAAATGATCCATGACGTTATCCTATTATTGAGCACACAGGCAAATGTAAAGGGTATCAATATTGAGTATGATGATACATATAAAGGTTCTATTTATTGTGATCGTTCGCAAATAAAACAGGTCTTAATTAATTTAGTAAAAAATGCGATTGAAGCGATGGTTGACGGTGGTACTATTAAACTGATAACGACATCTACCAAAACCCAGGTTATACTTAGTATTAGGGATGAGGGTTTAGGTATACCGGATGAAATCATTCATAAATTGGGTGAGCCTTTCTTTACGACGAAACAAAATGGAACCGGGCTAGGACTGATGATATCAAAACAAATCCTAAACCATCATGATGCAATTTTAAAAATAGAACAAAATGAGTATAAGGGAAGTACCTTTCATATCTTTTTCCCCCTACCGTAA
- a CDS encoding DUF2621 domain-containing protein, protein MSIIVDYLIVLWGFIMISLMGIGGFFMFRKFLKKLPKEDGKSNMDWEEYYMEQTRHMWEENEKTLLEELVSPVPELFRDVARHKIASKIGEVALKKQREKITQDILIEGYIIATPKRDHKFLRKMLKQKNIDVTPYEPFFEQSQSNYSTNWQQRYNKE, encoded by the coding sequence GTGTCAATAATAGTTGATTATTTAATTGTATTATGGGGATTTATTATGATATCTCTAATGGGGATTGGCGGTTTCTTCATGTTTCGTAAGTTTCTAAAAAAACTGCCCAAAGAAGACGGCAAATCCAATATGGATTGGGAAGAATATTATATGGAACAAACAAGACATATGTGGGAGGAAAATGAAAAAACACTACTGGAAGAATTGGTCTCCCCTGTCCCTGAATTATTTAGAGATGTTGCAAGACACAAAATTGCAAGCAAGATAGGAGAAGTAGCTTTAAAGAAACAACGAGAAAAAATTACACAGGATATATTGATTGAAGGATATATTATAGCCACTCCAAAAAGAGATCATAAATTTCTAAGAAAAATGCTCAAACAAAAAAATATCGATGTAACACCATACGAGCCCTTTTTCGAACAATCACAGTCCAATTATTCTACGAATTGGCAACAACGTTATAATAAGGAATAA
- a CDS encoding CcdC family protein produces the protein MFWLVASTVAAAFMASLMIIMRLKAAKKPASIKKIILPPLFMSTGALMFIFPAFQVRWIQVLEAVTLGIICAIFLIKTSKFEVRDQAIYLIPSKAFAFILIGLLLFRIIFKLIIGSTISLGETSGMFFILAFGMIVTWRLSMLYKFVKLEKSMNY, from the coding sequence ATGTTTTGGTTAGTGGCAAGTACTGTAGCGGCAGCATTTATGGCTAGTTTAATGATTATAATGCGATTAAAAGCCGCAAAAAAACCAGCATCCATTAAAAAAATAATTTTGCCACCGTTATTTATGAGCACTGGTGCGTTAATGTTTATCTTTCCAGCATTCCAGGTTAGATGGATACAGGTTCTTGAGGCTGTAACTCTGGGCATTATTTGCGCCATTTTTCTTATTAAAACATCTAAATTTGAAGTTCGTGACCAGGCTATTTATTTAATCCCATCTAAGGCCTTTGCTTTTATATTGATTGGACTATTGCTTTTTAGAATCATTTTCAAGTTAATTATTGGGAGTACAATATCGCTGGGAGAGACGAGCGGGATGTTTTTCATTCTTGCTTTCGGTATGATTGTAACATGGCGACTATCCATGTTGTATAAGTTTGTAAAACTTGAAAAAAGTATGAACTATTAA
- a CDS encoding Na(+)/H(+) antiporter subunit B → MVKTNDLILRTTTSVIAFILLGFSVYLLIAGHNSPGGGFVGGLLTSGAVLLMYMAYGMDVVKKILPINFMMLVPIGLAIAVITGLGSFLFHVPFLSQSFGYFTFPFFGEVELATAMIFDLGVYLTVVGVVTTIISTIANDQSV, encoded by the coding sequence ATGGTAAAGACAAATGACCTAATATTACGCACAACTACGTCCGTAATTGCTTTTATTTTATTAGGATTTTCTGTCTATTTATTGATAGCGGGACATAACTCTCCTGGTGGTGGATTTGTTGGTGGTTTGTTGACGTCCGGAGCTGTTTTACTAATGTATATGGCGTATGGAATGGATGTTGTTAAAAAAATACTACCGATTAATTTTATGATGCTGGTTCCCATAGGATTAGCAATTGCTGTTATAACAGGGTTGGGATCATTTCTGTTTCATGTACCTTTTTTATCACAATCATTTGGTTATTTCACTTTTCCATTTTTTGGTGAGGTTGAATTAGCGACAGCTATGATTTTTGACCTTGGTGTATATTTGACGGTGGTAGGAGTAGTTACTACGATCATATCAACTATTGCAAACGATCAGTCTGTATAA
- a CDS encoding cytochrome c biogenesis CcdA family protein yields the protein MSEINIFIAFGAGFLSFISPCVLPLYPAFLSYITGMSVNELKEDNKKVNKKALMHTIFFLIGFSSIFIMLGFTTSFISDFLITYQEIIRQIGAIVIIFFGLVIVGVFNFEFLMKDRKITFKNRPAGFVGSFLIGMAFSLGWTPCMGPILAIVLSLAATDPDIGMVMMISYILGFSIPFLILSFFIGKLKWIRKHSARLVKIGGYIMIFMGIALFFDWMTKLTAFLSGWFGFLGF from the coding sequence ATGTCTGAAATAAATATCTTTATTGCTTTTGGTGCCGGATTTTTATCATTTATATCACCATGTGTTTTACCTCTTTATCCTGCTTTTTTATCCTATATAACAGGTATGAGTGTAAACGAATTAAAAGAAGATAATAAAAAAGTGAATAAAAAAGCTTTGATGCATACCATTTTCTTTTTAATTGGGTTTTCAAGTATTTTTATTATGCTTGGTTTTACAACTTCATTTATCTCTGATTTCTTAATAACATATCAGGAAATCATTAGACAAATAGGTGCGATCGTCATTATTTTCTTTGGCTTGGTTATTGTTGGTGTTTTCAATTTTGAGTTTCTAATGAAGGACAGAAAAATCACATTTAAAAATCGGCCGGCAGGTTTTGTGGGTTCTTTCCTTATTGGTATGGCTTTTTCCTTGGGATGGACGCCATGTATGGGACCTATTCTTGCTATCGTGCTCTCATTAGCTGCGACTGATCCTGATATTGGTATGGTTATGATGATCAGTTACATATTAGGTTTTTCTATTCCATTTCTCATCTTATCCTTCTTTATTGGCAAGTTAAAATGGATTCGGAAACACAGTGCTCGATTAGTAAAAATTGGTGGCTATATTATGATATTTATGGGAATTGCATTGTTCTTTGACTGGATGACTAAATTAACCGCCTTTTTATCAGGATGGTTTGGTTTTTTGGGGTTTTAA
- a CDS encoding YneF family protein, translating into MNTIWVVLIAIVALIAGVALGFFIARKYMMNYLKKNPPINEQMLRTLMMQMGQKPSQKKINQMMRAMENQNQSGKK; encoded by the coding sequence ATGAACACGATATGGGTTGTACTTATAGCTATAGTAGCATTAATCGCTGGTGTTGCTCTTGGATTTTTTATTGCCAGAAAATATATGATGAACTATCTAAAAAAGAATCCGCCTATTAATGAGCAAATGCTTCGTACATTAATGATGCAAATGGGGCAAAAGCCATCACAAAAGAAAATCAATCAAATGATGCGTGCCATGGAGAATCAGAATCAATCCGGTAAGAAATAG